A stretch of Gossypium hirsutum isolate 1008001.06 chromosome A06, Gossypium_hirsutum_v2.1, whole genome shotgun sequence DNA encodes these proteins:
- the LOC107961686 gene encoding probable WRKY transcription factor 40: protein MKREFEGDVAESAPVKYESGVLVEELNRVSAENKKLTEMLTVLCEQYYSLQHQFMELVNKNPEIETTAAATTSSSKKRKAEWEDYGANMIGFSGNTETSSSDDGSPKTPKDCIKPKVSRVQVRTNPSDNSLIVRDGYQWRKYGQKVTRDNPCPRAYFKCSFAPSCPVKKKVQRSAEDPSILVATYEGEHNHHEHHRSPPAEISLNSNNNTPSSNTGSGPVSSAPTKALASTVTLELLQPAGLGGDETERAALQIDAPAIQQILVHQMAASLSRDPNFTAALAAAISGRAV from the exons ATG AAACGAGAATTTGAGGGAGATGTGGCTGAGTCGGCACCAGTTAAATATGAG AGTGGAGTGTTGGTGGAGGAATTGAATCGGGTCAGCGCCGAGAACAAGAAGCTAACTGAGATGCTAACAGTTCTATGCGAACAGTATTACTCTTTGCAGCACCAATTCATGGAATTGGTCAACAAGAACCCTGAAATTGAAACTACTGCTGCTGCAACAACATCATCatcaaagaagagaaaagctgagtgGGAGGATTATGGTGCCAACATGATTGGATTTAGTGGGAACACTGAGACCAGCTCTAGTGATGATGGCTCACCTAAAACTCCCAAGGACTGCATTAAACCTAAGGTTTCTAGGGTTCAAGTCCGCACAAATCCTTCTGATAATAGCCTG ATAGTAAGGGATGGATATCAATGGCGAAAATATGGTCAAAAAGTCACAAGAGATAACCCCTGTCCCAGAGCATACTTCAAGTGCTCTTTTGCCCCAAGTTGTCCGGTCAAGAAAAAG GTGCAAAGAAGTGCTGAAGACCCATCGATCTTGGTGGCAACATATGAAGGAGAGCACAACCACCATGAGCACCACCGTTCTCCACCTGCTGAAATATCATTAAACTCCAACAACAACACCCCTAGTTCCAACACTGGTTCGGGTCCTGTTTCATCTGCCCCAACCAAAGCTTTAGCTTCCACTGTAACACTAGAGCTGCTTCAACCAGCTGGTTTGGGCGGCGATGAAACCGAAAGGGCAGCCCTACAAATCGACGCACCAGCAATCCAACAGATTTTAGTTCATCAAATGGCGGCTTCTTTGAGCAGAGACCCCAATTTCACGGCAGCCCTTGCTGCAGCCATTTCAGGAAGAGCTGTGTAG
- the LOC121230654 gene encoding kinesin-like protein KIN-13A, with the protein MQQSNAAATAFYDHAGGGGSFNNAGPAGGDAGDAVMARWLQSAGLQHLAFPLTSTGIDQRLLPNLLMQVNVLLIAKEQSNTDASASSFIANEKEISTRENNVAKIKVVVRKRPLNKKEISRKEDDIVTVDENALTVHEPKLKVDLTAYVEKHEFCFDAVLDEHVTNDEVYRGIVEPIIPIIFQRTKATCFAYGQTGSGKTFTMQPLPLRAAQDLIRFLHQPVYHSQRFKLWLSYFAIYGGKLFDLLSDRK; encoded by the exons ATGCAGCAAAGCAATGCTGCTGCGACGGCGTTTTACGATCACGCTGGAGGCGGCGGGTCCTTCAACAATGCTGGTCCCGCCGGCGGAGATGCTGGTGATGCTGTTATGGCACGGTGGTTGCAATCTGCTGGATTGCAGCATCTGGCCTTTCCCTTAACTTCTACAGGCATCGACCAACGCCTCCTTCCTAATCTACTCATGCAG GTTAATGTACTTTTAATTGCAAAAGAGCAAAGTAATACAGATGCCTCTGCTTCGTCATTCATTGCCAATGAAAAAGAGATCAGTACAAGGGAAAATAATGTTGCTAAGATTAAAGTTGTG GTACGTAAAAGACCATTAAACAAGAAAGAAATTTCTCGGAAGGAGGATGATATAGTAACTGTAGATGAGAATGCTTTAACGGTCCATGAACCCAAGCTAAAG GTGGACTTGACAGCATACGTAGAGAAGCATGAATTCTGTTTTGATGCTGTTCTGGATGAACATGTTACTAATGATGAG GTTTATCGTGGTATTGTTGAGCCAATTATTCCCATAATTTTTCAGCGAACAAAAGCCACTTGTTTTGCATATGGGCAAACAG gtagTGGTAAGACGTTCACAATGCAGCCATTACCTCTCAGAGCTGCACAAGACCTCATTAGATTCTTGCATCAGCCAGTTTATCACAGTCAGAGATTTAAATTGTGGCTTAGCTATTTTGCGATATATGGTGGAAAACTCTTTGACCTTTTGAGTGATAGAAAgtaa